The following coding sequences are from one Ornithorhynchus anatinus isolate Pmale09 chromosome 11, mOrnAna1.pri.v4, whole genome shotgun sequence window:
- the APOA1 gene encoding apolipoprotein A-I: MKAIVFTLAVLFLTGSQARHFWQQDEPQSTGDQLKDFITVYLEAVKESGKDAVAQFESSSVGKQLDLKLLDNLEALSTNAAKLREQLSPLYQEARDRLERDSEALRRELTQDLDEVKSKIQPYLDQFQTKWQSELESYRQKVVPLGEGLRQDARQKLEDLQQKLTPLAEEVRDRLRGHVEELRQQLKPYSDELQTKLNQKLKNLSDNGLPKASEYQARLVEHLTALREKAAPIVEQLRQDLTPFADSVKTRLLNLLEEVRKKLASS, translated from the exons ATGAAAGCCATAGTCTTCACCCTCGCCGTTCTCTTCCTCACGG GGAGCCAGGCGCGCCACTTCTGGCAGCAGGATGAACCCCAGAGCACCGGGGACCAGCTGAAGGATTTCATCACCGTCTACCTGGAAGCCGTGAAGGAGAGCGGCAAGGATGCCGTGGCGCAATTCGAGTCCTCCTCCGTGGGCAAACAGCTCGA CCTGAAACTCCTCGACAACCTGGAGGCGCTGAGCACCAACGCCGCCAAGCTACGGGAACAGCTGAGCCCCCTCTACCAGGAGGCCCGGGACAGGCTGGAAAGAGACAGCGAGGCCCTCCGCCGGGAGCTGACCCAGGACCTGGACGAAGTGAAGAGCAAGATCCAGCCCTACCTGGACCAGTTCCAGACCAAATGGCAGAGTGAGCTGGAGTCTTACCGCCAGAAAGTGGTGCCCTTGGGGGAGGGCCTGCGCCAGGACGCCCGGCAGAAGCTGGAGGACCTGCAGCAGAAATTGACCCCGCTGGCCGAGGAGGTGAGAGACCGGCTGCgcggacacgtggaggagctcCGCCAGCAACTCAAGCCCTACAGCGACGAGCTCCAGACCAAGCTCAACCAGAAGCTGAAGAACCTGAGCGACAACGGCCTGCCCAAGGCCTCCGAGTACCAGGCCCGGCTGGTGGAGCACCTGACGGCCCTGCGGGAGAAGGCGGCACCCATCGTGGAGCAGCTGCGCCAGGACCTCACCCCCTTTGCCGACAGCGTCAAAACCCGGCTGCtcaacctcctggaggaggtgcgcaaGAAGCTGGCCAGCTCCTGA
- the APOA4 gene encoding apolipoprotein A-IV has protein sequence MFSKVMLLCLAALAFSRVQAEAPSSDEVATELWKYLSLLETLPRDIAEEPQFSELSKKLETLLRDKIKEAGALQKKLEPLASELQSQLSQVDSDQLKEQVLRELSSLQAYSDKFHQQIGRSVQDLQEKLGPYASELQSQVRQNAPLLAQQLEEQLRENVDTLRVSLTPMADELRTTITQNVDQMKDRLAPYTDRLGQDVAKLQRDLAPYADRLGQDVAKLQRDLAPYACEAQEKLGQQWGELSSQIKQNADELRVRLGPYAEEMQARLAPYADEMREKLEGNAAELRQSLGKLSGHMDRHVEDFHRNMGPFGETLNQAVVKQMAGLREALEPYTGEMDGRLSVLEKGFRDQFDTILSSARKQAQSQGSWFTEGEE, from the exons ATGTTCTCCAAGGTGATGCTCCTCTGCCTGGCGGCCCTGGCCTTCTCCC GGGTCCAGGCTGAGGCACCTTCATCAGATGAAGTAGCCACCGAGTTGTGGAAGTATCTCAGCCTGCTGGAAACACTGCCCCGGGACATCGCTGAGGAGCCGCAGTTTTCAGAGCTCAGCAAGAAGCTAGA aacTCTCTTGCGGGACAAAATAAAGGAAGCTGGAGCCCTGCAGAAGAAGCTGGAGCCCCTGGCCTCGGAACTACAATCCCAGCTGAGCCAGGTGGACTCAGACCAGCTGAAGGAGCAGGTCCTCCGGGAGCTGAGCTCGCTGCAGGCCTACTCCGACAAGTTCCACCAGCAGATCGGCCGCAGTGTACAAGACCTGCAGGAGAAGCTGGGGCCCTACGCCTCCGAGCTCCAGTCCCAGGTCAGGCAGAACGCCCCACTGCTTGCGCAGCAGCTGGAGGAGCAGCTGAGAGAGAACGTGGACACACTGCGGGTCTCCCTGACTCCGATGGCCGACGAACTGCGCACCACCATCACCCAGAACGTGGACCAGATGAAGGACCGCCTGGCCCCCTACACTGACCGCCTCGGCCAGGACGTGGCCAAACTGCAACGGGACCTGGCCCCCTACGCTGACCGCCTCGGGCAGGACGTGGCCAAGCTGCAACGAGACCTGGCCCCCTATGCCTGTGAAGCGCAGGAGAAGTTGGGCCAGCAGTGGGGCGAGCTGTCCTCCCAGATAAAGCAGAATGCTGATGAGCTGCGGGTCCGGCTGGGCCCCTATGCGGAGGAGATGCAGGCCCGCTTGGCCCCCTATGCGGACGAGATGCGGGAGAAGCTGGAAGGCAACGCTGCCGAGCTGCGGCAGTCCCTGGGCAAGCTGAGCGGCCACATGGACCGGCACGTTGAGGATTTCCACAGGAACATGGGGCCATTCGGGGAGACCCTAAACCAGGCGGTGGTGAAGCAGATGGCAGGGCTGCGCGAGGCACTGGAGCCCTACACCGGAGAAATGGACGGGCGCCTCAGCGTCCTGGAGAAGGGTTTCCGAGACCAGTTTGACACCATCCTTTCCTCTGCCAGGAAGCAGGCCCAGAGCCAGGGATCCTGGTTCACCGAAGGCGAGGAGTGA
- the APOC3 gene encoding apolipoprotein C-III, protein MQPRVFSAAALLTLLLVNFAWAEEPSLVGRVQDYVHHMAQTAKEALTNVQESQAAQKARGWVSYGFDNFHGYLSLFKDKFSDLWDQTPVPSAPPTTAPLQDNSK, encoded by the exons ATGCAGCCTCGGGTGTTCTCTGCCGCTGCCCTCCTGACCCTGCTGCTGGTCAACTTCGCCT GGGCGGAGGAGCCGTCACTGGTTGGGCGGGTCCAGGACTACGTGCATCACATGGCTCAAACTGCCAAGGAGGCGCTGACCAATGTGCAGGAGTCCCAGGCCGCACAGAAGGCCAG gGGCTGGGTCTCCTACGGCTTCGACAACTTTCACGGCTACCTGAGCCTCTTCAAGGACAAGTTCTCCGACCTGTGGGACCAGACCCCCGTGCCCTCTGCACCCCCCACGACGGCCCCCTTACAGGACAATTCCAAGTGA